The following are encoded together in the Micropterus dolomieu isolate WLL.071019.BEF.003 ecotype Adirondacks unplaced genomic scaffold, ASM2129224v1 contig_13792, whole genome shotgun sequence genome:
- the LOC123966607 gene encoding ladderlectin-like, with amino-acid sequence MKTLTLSALLCAMMALTRAAALPDAVDGPGTEGTAVQVLPDAEVVNSFTPGESRVVKRSTLCPIGWTAFNSHCFFYVPRSTSWALAERNCISMGGHLASVHNIQEYHQIQTIILRASHNQRGTWIGGYNAEQDQQWFWSDGTSFLFTHWCPGEPSNGKGRQQCLLMNYSDQKCWDDSGCDDQLPSVCQRERLKNVPVKNTNTEQIVFLSVIQSHN; translated from the exons ATGAAGACGCTGACTCTGTCTGCACTTCTTTGTGCCATGATGGCTCTGACCAGAGCTGCTG CTCTTCCAGACGCAGTGGATGGACCTGGGACAGAGGGAACTGCTGTCCAAG TTCTTCCAGACGCAGAGGTTGTAAACTCGTTTACTCCAG GAGAGAGTCGTGTTGTCAAGAGGTCCACATTATGTCCTATTGGTTGGACTGCTTTCAACAGTCACTGTTTCTTCTACGTTCCACGATCCACGAGTTGGGCTTTGGCTGAG AGAAACTGTATATCCATGGGTGGACACCTTGCATCTGTACACAACATCCAGGAGTACCATCAGATTCAGACGATTATCTTGAGGGCCTCTCATAATCAAAGAGGAACATGGATTGGAGGCTATAATGCAGAACAG GACCAACAATGGTTCTGGAGTGACGGTACGTCTTTTCTCTTTACTCACTGGTGTCCCGGAGAGCCTAGTAACGGTAAAGGTCGTCAGCAATGTCTTCTAATGAATTATTCAG ATCAGAAATGCTGGGATGACAGCGGTTGTGATGATCAGCTCCCATCTGTCTGCCAGAGAGAGAGGCTAAAAAACgttcctgttaaaaacacaaacactgaacaaattgtgtttctctctgttatCCAGTCCCATAATTAA